Proteins encoded together in one Prosthecobacter fusiformis window:
- a CDS encoding cysteine hydrolase family protein: protein MASAHNASLHGSAPDKAAQAVLLIDVINAMDFPGGSSLLRLALPVAKRIAALKKRARAAGVPVIYVNDNFGRWRSDFKSHVSHCLEAGVPGEPIVQQLLPDEEDYFILKPKHSGFYSTSLDILLEHLEVSTLILTGFAGNLCVLYTANDAYMRDYHLIVPRDCLASENRKANDHALAQMQTHLRADIRTSPRIHLVRSRTRAGKDTQDKDK from the coding sequence ATGGCCTCAGCACATAATGCCAGCCTGCATGGTAGCGCCCCGGATAAAGCAGCCCAGGCCGTGCTTCTGATTGATGTAATCAATGCCATGGACTTTCCCGGTGGCAGTTCACTGCTTCGTCTTGCACTTCCCGTGGCCAAGCGCATTGCAGCGTTGAAAAAACGCGCCCGTGCAGCCGGTGTCCCAGTGATCTATGTGAATGACAATTTTGGGCGCTGGCGTTCAGACTTCAAGTCTCACGTCAGCCATTGCCTTGAAGCCGGTGTTCCGGGTGAGCCCATCGTGCAGCAGCTTCTCCCGGATGAAGAAGACTACTTCATCCTCAAGCCCAAGCATTCGGGGTTTTACTCCACATCCCTGGACATTCTGCTGGAGCATTTGGAGGTCAGCACGCTCATCCTGACGGGATTCGCCGGGAATCTTTGCGTCCTTTACACGGCCAACGATGCCTACATGCGGGATTACCATCTCATCGTTCCGCGGGATTGTCTGGCCTCCGAGAATCGCAAGGCGAATGACCATGCCCTGGCCCAGATGCAGACGCATTTGCGAGCCGATATTCGCACTTCTCCACGTATTCATCTGGTCAGATCACGGACGCGTGCTGGCAAGGATACTCAAGACAAAGACAAGTAA
- a CDS encoding efflux transporter outer membrane subunit — protein sequence MHRLSLLSALFLASCAVGPNYVAPEGSPQSGFRSKASGTLAAAPNEAALQAWWQRFGDPKLNELIAQTIAGNQDVKAAIANIKAARAERNFASFDFLPVVTAGGDYTNSRSSGFNLPAAFPRDVETYSTGFDATWELDLFGRVRRNVEAASADLGAAEAGRDDLLVSITAETARTYLELRGLQNQLSVARRNAENQRATVDLTNKLLEGGRGTDLDTSRAKAQLSTTLATIPPLEGAVDKAFHRLGVLSGQPPDALRGRLTLAPLPSRLPSIRLGDPAALLRRRPDIRAAERQLAAATARIGVATADLFPRITANGSAGLTAGSFTGLGQNGADNFSFGPSISWAFLDSPRRLQLVKAAGARTEARLATYQQTVLLALEDVENSITDYGREQNRRNHLADAVQSSAKAASLARQRFDQGAAGFLEVLDAERVKLQAEVSLAESQTRTATNLIAVFKALGGGWDPTARTK from the coding sequence ATGCATCGCCTTAGCCTCCTTTCGGCACTTTTCCTGGCCTCCTGTGCCGTAGGCCCAAACTACGTTGCACCTGAAGGCAGCCCTCAGTCAGGTTTCCGCTCCAAGGCCTCAGGCACCTTGGCTGCTGCTCCCAATGAGGCGGCTTTGCAGGCCTGGTGGCAGCGTTTCGGAGATCCGAAACTGAATGAACTTATCGCCCAGACCATCGCGGGAAACCAGGACGTCAAGGCAGCCATCGCCAACATCAAAGCAGCCCGGGCGGAGCGTAATTTTGCCAGTTTTGACTTTTTACCGGTCGTGACCGCTGGTGGCGACTATACCAACAGCCGCTCCTCCGGCTTCAATCTTCCGGCGGCTTTCCCAAGAGATGTGGAAACGTATAGCACGGGTTTTGATGCGACTTGGGAGCTGGATCTTTTTGGCCGGGTGCGCCGAAATGTGGAGGCTGCCTCGGCAGATCTCGGTGCCGCAGAAGCCGGGCGGGATGACCTTCTTGTCTCCATCACGGCGGAGACGGCTCGTACTTATCTGGAGCTGCGCGGTTTGCAAAACCAGCTTTCGGTGGCCCGTCGCAATGCGGAAAACCAGCGCGCGACGGTGGATCTGACCAACAAATTGCTGGAAGGCGGACGCGGTACCGATCTGGATACTTCCCGCGCCAAGGCTCAGCTCAGCACTACTTTGGCTACCATTCCTCCTTTGGAGGGTGCGGTTGACAAGGCTTTCCACAGGCTGGGGGTGCTCAGTGGCCAGCCGCCAGACGCGCTTCGCGGACGCTTGACACTGGCGCCGCTGCCTTCCCGTCTTCCTTCCATCCGCCTGGGAGACCCGGCTGCGCTTCTGCGTCGTCGTCCAGACATTCGTGCAGCTGAGCGCCAGCTTGCCGCAGCCACTGCCCGCATTGGGGTGGCCACGGCAGATCTTTTCCCCCGCATCACAGCCAATGGCAGCGCAGGACTCACTGCTGGCAGCTTTACGGGTTTAGGCCAAAATGGTGCGGACAATTTTTCCTTTGGTCCCAGCATCAGTTGGGCCTTTCTTGACAGCCCCCGTCGTCTGCAACTCGTAAAAGCGGCCGGTGCCCGTACAGAGGCCCGCCTGGCTACTTATCAGCAGACCGTGTTGCTGGCTCTGGAAGATGTAGAAAACTCCATCACGGATTATGGTCGTGAGCAGAACCGCCGGAACCACTTGGCCGACGCGGTGCAAAGCAGCGCTAAGGCTGCCTCACTGGCTCGTCAACGCTTTGACCAGGGTGCGGCCGGGTTCCTGGAAGTGCTGGATGCTGAGCGCGTGAAGCTGCAGGCGGAAGTTTCTCTGGCGGAGAGCCAGACGCGCACAGCCACCAATCTCATCGCTGTTTTTAAAGCCTTGGGTGGTGGCTGGGATCCGACTGCCAGGACGAAATAA
- a CDS encoding SDR family NAD(P)-dependent oxidoreductase, which yields MKKLSGKVAVVTGASKGIGASIARHLAAEGAAVVVNYASSKTGADKVVAEIESAGGKAVAVQGDVAKKADIERLFAETQAAFGTLDILVNNAGIYEGEALGQITEANFHRQFNLNVLGLILTTQEALKYFGPEGGSIVNTSSIVSTLSPAGTAVYNATKAAVDNLSRTFAKELGAKKIRINSVNPGPIETEGTHSAGMVEPFQAFAAVTPLGRIGQPDDIAPAVVFLASPDSRWITGETLYVTGGLR from the coding sequence GTGAAAAAACTCTCAGGAAAAGTTGCCGTCGTCACCGGAGCCTCCAAGGGTATCGGTGCCTCCATCGCCAGACATCTCGCTGCTGAAGGCGCTGCCGTTGTGGTCAATTATGCCTCCAGCAAAACGGGGGCGGACAAGGTGGTGGCTGAGATTGAAAGCGCAGGTGGAAAAGCCGTCGCCGTGCAGGGGGATGTGGCGAAGAAAGCCGACATCGAACGGTTGTTTGCAGAGACTCAAGCGGCCTTTGGTACACTCGATATTCTGGTGAACAACGCTGGCATCTATGAGGGGGAAGCGCTGGGCCAGATCACTGAGGCAAATTTTCACCGGCAGTTCAATCTAAATGTCCTCGGCCTCATCCTCACGACGCAGGAAGCGCTGAAATACTTCGGCCCTGAAGGGGGAAGTATTGTCAATACCAGCTCCATTGTCAGCACCCTTTCACCTGCGGGAACAGCCGTGTATAATGCGACCAAGGCGGCGGTGGACAATCTCTCCCGCACCTTTGCCAAAGAACTGGGCGCGAAGAAGATTCGGATCAATTCGGTCAATCCAGGGCCCATTGAAACGGAAGGCACGCACTCCGCAGGCATGGTGGAGCCTTTTCAAGCGTTTGCGGCCGTCACGCCGCTCGGGCGTATTGGCCAGCCGGACGACATCGCTCCGGCCGTGGTGTTTCTCGCCTCCCCGGATTCCCGATGGATCACGGGAGAGACGCTCTACGTTACCGGCGGGCTTCGTTAA
- a CDS encoding alpha/beta fold hydrolase produces the protein MSTITTPDGTQIYYKDWGSGPVVVFSHGWPLSSDAWESQMLFLASHGYRCIAHDRRGHGRSSQPWHGNEMDTYADDLAALLDTLDIQGATLIGHSTGGGEVTRYIGRHGTARVAKAVLVGAVPPVMVKTEANPGGLPQEFFDGLRAAHLADRSQLYKDLASGPFFGFNRPGAKVSQGMIDSFWMQGVMAGAKNTYDCIKAFSETDFTEDLKKFDVPTLIVHGDDDQIVPIGASAMISSTLVPGAVLKIYPGGSHSLGDTSKDQLNEDLLAFLQS, from the coding sequence ATGAGCACCATCACCACTCCAGACGGCACACAGATTTATTACAAAGACTGGGGTTCAGGCCCGGTCGTCGTTTTCAGCCACGGCTGGCCGTTGAGCTCCGATGCCTGGGAATCGCAGATGCTTTTTCTGGCATCACACGGTTACCGTTGCATCGCCCATGACCGCCGTGGTCATGGCCGTTCCAGCCAGCCCTGGCATGGCAATGAGATGGACACTTATGCCGATGATCTGGCGGCGCTTTTGGACACGCTGGATATCCAGGGTGCGACCCTCATCGGTCATTCAACCGGTGGTGGAGAGGTGACGCGTTACATCGGCCGTCATGGCACGGCACGGGTGGCCAAGGCAGTGCTCGTCGGCGCAGTGCCTCCAGTCATGGTGAAGACGGAAGCCAACCCAGGGGGGCTGCCGCAGGAGTTTTTTGACGGCTTGCGTGCGGCCCATCTGGCGGACCGGTCCCAGCTCTACAAGGATCTCGCCAGCGGACCTTTCTTTGGCTTCAACCGCCCAGGTGCCAAGGTCTCCCAGGGTATGATTGATTCCTTCTGGATGCAGGGTGTGATGGCAGGGGCCAAGAACACTTATGACTGCATCAAGGCCTTCTCTGAGACGGACTTCACCGAGGATCTGAAGAAGTTCGATGTACCCACCCTCATTGTGCATGGGGACGATGACCAAATCGTGCCCATCGGCGCATCAGCCATGATTTCTTCCACGCTGGTGCCTGGGGCTGTTCTGAAGATTTATCCCGGCGGCTCCCATAGCCTGGGAGATACCAGCAAGGACCAGCTGAATGAAGACCTGTTGGCCTTTCTGCAATCTTGA
- a CDS encoding response regulator gives MNKPFSKSLADDGSEPIRILVADDHVTVLEGLVAIIGRQPDMSVVAGAVNGREAVDLWRQHRPDVALLDLRMPLLDGVSAIEEICRQDMGARIIILTTFDSDTDISKAIKAGARGYLLKDAPREELLSCIRKVHTGQTSLAPELVTKLAAGLSSIPLTTRERDVLTLLARGLSNKEIGGSLFISETTVKSHLRSIFTKLNVLSRTEAMAAASQRGLVKL, from the coding sequence ATGAATAAACCTTTTTCAAAAAGCCTGGCTGATGATGGCTCGGAACCTATCCGCATCCTGGTCGCGGATGATCATGTGACCGTGCTGGAAGGGCTGGTGGCCATCATCGGACGACAGCCGGACATGAGCGTGGTGGCCGGCGCTGTGAATGGGCGCGAGGCGGTGGACCTGTGGAGGCAGCACCGTCCAGATGTGGCCCTACTGGATCTGCGTATGCCCCTGCTGGACGGAGTGAGCGCGATTGAGGAAATCTGCCGTCAGGATATGGGTGCGCGCATCATCATCCTAACCACCTTTGATTCAGATACGGACATTTCCAAGGCCATCAAAGCGGGTGCCCGGGGATACCTGCTGAAAGACGCCCCGCGAGAAGAACTGCTGTCCTGCATCCGCAAAGTGCATACAGGCCAGACCTCCCTGGCACCCGAGCTGGTGACGAAGCTGGCTGCGGGTCTCTCCAGCATTCCTTTGACCACGCGCGAGCGAGACGTCCTGACACTCCTGGCTCGTGGACTCAGCAACAAGGAAATCGGTGGCAGCCTGTTCATCAGTGAGACGACCGTGAAATCACACCTGCGGAGCATTTTCACCAAGCTCAATGTCCTGAGCAGGACCGAAGCCATGGCGGCGGCAAGCCAGCGCGGATTGGTAAAACTCTGA
- a CDS encoding GAF domain-containing protein has protein sequence MRKDDLPGDGSKLERTEGNPELKEPFQLAIDTIPGLVWSAQPDGHIDFLNQRWRDYTGMTLAEACGWGWQAAIPPEDLAGLMEYWKGVLASGAPGETEARLRGADGVNRWFLFRAVPLYDEAGKLIKWYGTNTDIQDRKWAEALLAGEKRILEMISRWEPVPVLMETLCHVVEEISEEIICSILLLDEKGVRLTLGAAPSLPSSYTGELKGLLDSYEAGPCARAASLMKPVIIADVLEDEPSVFFRELAVKHGLRACWTTPVFSSSGQVLGTFALYSRIPSLPSAQQERMIGQMSHLAAVAIERSQEQEKLKRSEAYLARAQSLSSTGSFCWNVSTQEMVWSDETYRICEVDRSVTPTGELTRDLIHPEDVGLFFQMLSGHETDYRFECRLRLPSGKIKHLQVDGAAVENEQGQRVEWIGNFMDITARKLADEALRASEHLARGQLNALKKTLDALSQESEPDHFLAHVLGTLTEEMEAHSVSVWEMNPTVGQVELVANFEDSRIQLPAKLEPPRSKAANEPRDHPVWTEFFREGKHCVVGMLDADPPMVRLEDGQNTDAHHWYGDQISDPQVGASIKRLAELGIITTLCVPLLLAGKVTGLVSIRFQQRRTFRREEVELTRALTHHVMLAVYWMRLSRQSRETAVVAERNRMARDIHDTLAQGFTGVIVQLEAAEDAKSKGLYDNVDHHIQRARELARESLKEARRSVQALRPQALEERSLPEALEALSQKMTFGTPMRVSFVLEGNPRPLPAECEGNLLRISQEALTNAVRHAQAGEFIIRLSFTPQRVTLELSDDGSGFDPAAKSDGFGLLGIRERVEAMGGELALISRPGHGTVHLISLPLSSASSSLL, from the coding sequence ATGCGAAAAGACGATCTTCCCGGCGATGGTTCGAAGCTGGAAAGAACAGAGGGTAACCCAGAATTAAAAGAGCCTTTTCAGCTCGCCATTGATACCATCCCCGGGCTGGTGTGGAGCGCACAGCCAGATGGACACATTGATTTTCTCAACCAACGATGGCGTGATTACACAGGGATGACGCTGGCGGAGGCTTGCGGATGGGGCTGGCAGGCGGCCATTCCGCCGGAGGATCTGGCGGGCCTGATGGAGTATTGGAAAGGAGTACTGGCTTCCGGTGCACCAGGTGAAACAGAGGCGCGTTTACGTGGGGCCGACGGCGTCAACCGCTGGTTTCTCTTTCGGGCGGTGCCGCTGTATGACGAGGCTGGAAAGCTGATCAAGTGGTATGGAACGAATACCGATATCCAGGACCGCAAATGGGCGGAAGCCTTGCTGGCTGGGGAGAAGCGCATTCTGGAAATGATCTCACGCTGGGAGCCGGTGCCGGTGCTCATGGAAACGCTTTGCCACGTGGTGGAGGAAATATCAGAAGAGATTATATGCTCCATCCTGCTGCTGGATGAAAAGGGTGTGCGCCTGACTCTGGGGGCGGCCCCCAGCCTGCCTTCGAGCTATACGGGTGAGTTAAAGGGACTGCTGGATTCCTATGAGGCAGGACCTTGTGCACGGGCGGCTTCGTTGATGAAACCGGTCATCATTGCGGATGTGCTGGAAGATGAGCCAAGTGTCTTTTTCCGGGAGCTGGCAGTGAAGCACGGATTGCGCGCCTGCTGGACCACGCCTGTGTTTTCATCCAGTGGCCAAGTGCTAGGCACTTTTGCACTTTATTCCCGCATTCCATCACTGCCCAGTGCGCAGCAGGAGCGGATGATCGGTCAGATGAGCCATCTGGCGGCGGTGGCCATTGAGCGCAGTCAGGAACAGGAAAAGCTGAAGCGGAGCGAGGCCTATCTGGCTAGGGCACAGAGCCTGAGCTCCACGGGTAGCTTTTGCTGGAATGTCAGCACTCAAGAGATGGTTTGGTCGGACGAGACCTATCGCATCTGCGAGGTGGATCGGTCCGTGACTCCGACAGGGGAGTTGACGCGCGATTTGATTCATCCTGAGGATGTGGGGCTTTTTTTCCAGATGTTATCGGGGCACGAGACAGACTACCGTTTTGAATGCCGACTGCGGCTGCCCTCCGGGAAAATCAAGCATCTCCAGGTGGATGGTGCGGCCGTAGAAAATGAGCAAGGACAACGGGTGGAGTGGATCGGCAACTTCATGGACATCACGGCGCGAAAGTTGGCGGATGAAGCCCTGCGCGCTTCCGAGCACCTGGCCCGTGGCCAGCTCAATGCGCTGAAGAAAACGCTAGATGCACTGTCCCAGGAATCCGAGCCGGACCATTTTTTGGCGCATGTGCTGGGCACCCTCACGGAGGAGATGGAAGCGCACAGTGTCAGCGTCTGGGAGATGAATCCTACAGTGGGGCAGGTGGAACTGGTGGCTAACTTTGAGGATTCCCGGATCCAGTTGCCAGCCAAGCTTGAGCCGCCGCGATCCAAGGCCGCAAACGAACCCCGAGACCATCCCGTCTGGACAGAATTTTTCCGTGAAGGAAAACATTGCGTCGTGGGGATGCTGGACGCGGATCCACCCATGGTACGGCTGGAGGACGGGCAGAACACGGATGCTCACCACTGGTACGGGGACCAAATTTCTGATCCGCAGGTGGGAGCGAGCATCAAGCGGCTGGCTGAGCTAGGGATCATCACCACACTATGCGTACCGCTGCTCCTGGCAGGGAAGGTGACCGGGCTGGTGAGCATTCGCTTCCAGCAGCGGCGCACTTTCCGGCGGGAGGAAGTGGAACTCACCCGTGCACTGACGCACCACGTCATGCTGGCGGTGTACTGGATGCGCCTTTCCAGACAGAGCCGGGAAACAGCCGTGGTGGCTGAGCGGAACCGGATGGCGCGGGACATCCATGACACCCTGGCACAGGGATTCACCGGTGTGATTGTACAATTGGAGGCGGCAGAGGATGCCAAGTCCAAGGGCCTGTATGACAACGTGGACCATCACATCCAGCGCGCCCGAGAACTGGCCCGCGAGAGCTTGAAGGAGGCGCGAAGATCCGTGCAGGCACTTCGACCCCAGGCGCTGGAAGAGCGCAGCTTGCCGGAGGCCCTGGAAGCCCTGAGCCAGAAGATGACGTTTGGCACGCCGATGCGGGTGAGCTTTGTCCTGGAGGGGAATCCGAGACCGCTGCCCGCCGAGTGTGAGGGCAATCTGCTGCGCATTAGCCAGGAGGCGCTAACTAATGCGGTCCGCCATGCTCAGGCGGGCGAATTCATCATCCGGCTGAGCTTCACCCCACAGCGTGTCACCTTGGAACTAAGTGATGATGGCAGCGGTTTTGACCCTGCTGCCAAGAGCGACGGATTCGGGCTGCTGGGCATCCGTGAGCGAGTGGAGGCTATGGGTGGAGAGCTGGCCTTGATCAGCCGCCCTGGACATGGAACAGTTCATCTGATTTCTCTTCCCTTGAGCAGCGCGTCATCTTCCCTGCTATGA